From one Mya arenaria isolate MELC-2E11 chromosome 4, ASM2691426v1 genomic stretch:
- the LOC128231940 gene encoding potassium voltage-gated channel subfamily A member 7-like isoform X1, producing MCCVAMAMRITTNLNPAQGIQETNQPKDLDASESQRLERIQAAKRIRRSKSAPSSARSGSVTVTTPPEEETTSTCLPNIFKMQQKSDKHKDKDKDETCADFPSPVSDPPPYESVGHDQSDNAHGGVANYKSYQESGNDLRDESTAPLLGNCEQPRQSFPKLTEDDHLHPHDGMGQQNQDYQACERVVINVSGLRFETQLKTLNQFPETLLGCPNKRNRYYDPLRNEYFFDRNRPCFDAILYYYQSGGRLRRPVNVPLDVFAEEIKFYELGLAAIEKYREDEGFIKEEEKPLPQNEFQRRVWLLFEYPESSTAARIIAIFSVLIILLSIVIFCLETLPEFKHYRVVNETINGTGNIEEDDIPKFNEPFFIIETCCIIWFTSELMVRYASCPEKLGFFKNIMNLIDIVAIIPYFITLGTVIADESKSNNQAMSLAILRVIRLVRVFRIFKLSRHSKGLQILGQTLKASMRELGLLIFFLFIGVILFSSAVYFAEADAEASHFKSIPDAFWWAVVTMTTVGYGDMRPIGVWGKLVGSLCAIAGVLTIALPVPVIVSNFNYFYHRETEYDDRQSYQHVQSCPDYPQKKDSLLSDSGSDVLEMGEGGSNYNIMDKANENHTNKNNNPSSVNNLSIETDV from the exons CCCAAAGACTTAGATGCTAGTGAGTCCCAGCGTCTAGAGAGAATACAAGCTGCTAAACGCATACGGAGGAGCAAATCTGCTCCGAGTAGTGCACGATCAGGCTCGGTGACGGTGACCACACCTCCAGAAGAGGAGACCACCTCAACATGCCTTCCAAACATCTTCAAAATGCAACAGAAGTCGGATAAACATAAAGACAAGGACAAAGACGAAACATGTGCTGATTTCCCGTCTCCTGTGTCAGACCCACCGCCCTATGAATCTGTTGGACATGATCAGAGTGACAATGCCCATGGCGGAGTTGCAAACTACAAAAGTTACCAAGAGAGTGGAAATGACCTCAGGGATGAATCAACGGCTCCATTGCTGGGAAACTGCGAACAACCAAGACA GTCCTTCCCAAAACTCACCGAAGATGACCACTTGCATCCACATGATGGGATGGGTCAGCAGAATCAGGACTACCAAGCGTGTGAACGTGTTGTGATCAATGTCAGTGGGCTGAGGTTTGAAACCCAGCTTAAAACACTTAATCAGTTTCCGGAGACATTGCTTGGGTGTCCCAACAAAAGGAACAGGTATTATGATCCACTTCGAAATGAgtacttttttgacagaaacaGACCCTGTTTTGATGccatattatattattaccAGAGTGGTGGACGGTTACGGAGACCAGTGAATGTTCCATTGGATGTTTTTGCAGAAGAGATCAAATTCTATGAATTAGGTCTAGCAGCAATTGAAAAATACAGAGAAGATGAAGGATTTATTAAGGAAGAAGAAAAACCCCTTCcccaaaatgaatttcaaagaaGGGTCTGGTTATTATTTGAATACCCAGAAAGCTCAACAGCTGCAAGAATCATTGCCATTTTCTCTGTGCTAATTATTTTACTCTCTATTGTGATATTTTGCTTGGAAACTTTGCCTGAATTCAAGCATTACAGAGTTGTGAATGAAACCATAAATGGCACAGGCAATATTGAAGAAGATGACATACCGAAATTCAATGAACCATTCTTCATTATTGAAACATGTTGTATTATTTGGTTCACATCAGAACTTATGGTAAGGTATGCATCATGCCCAGAGAAATTAGGattctttaaaaacattatgAACCTTATTGATATTGTTGCAATCATTCCATATTTTATCACACTTGGGACTGTCATAGCAGATGAAAGCAAAAGTAACAACCAGGCGATGTCCCTAGCTATACTAAGGGTGATAAGACTGGTTCGTGTCTTTCGAATTTTCAAGTTATCAAGACATTCAAAGGGACTTCAGATTCTGGGTCAGACGCTTAAAGCCAGTATGCGAGAACTTGGATTGctcatatttttcttatttatcggtgttatattattttctagTGCAGTTTACTTTGCTGAAGCTGATGCAGAGGCATCACATTTCAAAAGTATACCGGATGCATTTTGGTGGGCTGTTGTGACTATGACCACCGTTGGGTATGGTGACATGAGGCCCATAGGTGTTTGGGGAAAGCTAGTTGGCTCCTTATGTGCCATCGCTGGTGTGTTGACAATCGCTTTGCCTGTGCCTGTTATTGTTTccaattttaactatttttaccATCGAGAGACTGAGTACGATGATCGACAGTCATACCAACATGTTCAGTCATGCCCTGATTACCCTCAGAAGAAAGACTCGTTACTCTCAGATAGTGGTTCCGATGTGCTAGAAATGGGGGAGGGCGGAAGCAACTACAATATTATGGACAAGGCAAATGAAAATCACactaacaaaaataataatccaTCAAGTGTGAACAACCTTAGTATTGAAACAGATGTATAA
- the LOC128231940 gene encoding potassium voltage-gated channel subfamily A member 7-like isoform X3, giving the protein MGSLHVGPLLTVNVTSQPKDLDASESQRLERIQAAKRIRRSKSAPSSARSGSVTVTTPPEEETTSTCLPNIFKMQQKSDKHKDKDKDETCADFPSPVSDPPPYESVGHDQSDNAHGGVANYKSYQESGNDLRDESTAPLLGNCEQPRQSFPKLTEDDHLHPHDGMGQQNQDYQACERVVINVSGLRFETQLKTLNQFPETLLGCPNKRNRYYDPLRNEYFFDRNRPCFDAILYYYQSGGRLRRPVNVPLDVFAEEIKFYELGLAAIEKYREDEGFIKEEEKPLPQNEFQRRVWLLFEYPESSTAARIIAIFSVLIILLSIVIFCLETLPEFKHYRVVNETINGTGNIEEDDIPKFNEPFFIIETCCIIWFTSELMVRYASCPEKLGFFKNIMNLIDIVAIIPYFITLGTVIADESKSNNQAMSLAILRVIRLVRVFRIFKLSRHSKGLQILGQTLKASMRELGLLIFFLFIGVILFSSAVYFAEADAEASHFKSIPDAFWWAVVTMTTVGYGDMRPIGVWGKLVGSLCAIAGVLTIALPVPVIVSNFNYFYHRETEYDDRQSYQHVQSCPDYPQKKDSLLSDSGSDVLEMGEGGSNYNIMDKANENHTNKNNNPSSVNNLSIETDV; this is encoded by the exons ATGGGTTCGCTGCATGTGGGTCCCCTGTTAACAGTTAACGTGACATCACAG CCCAAAGACTTAGATGCTAGTGAGTCCCAGCGTCTAGAGAGAATACAAGCTGCTAAACGCATACGGAGGAGCAAATCTGCTCCGAGTAGTGCACGATCAGGCTCGGTGACGGTGACCACACCTCCAGAAGAGGAGACCACCTCAACATGCCTTCCAAACATCTTCAAAATGCAACAGAAGTCGGATAAACATAAAGACAAGGACAAAGACGAAACATGTGCTGATTTCCCGTCTCCTGTGTCAGACCCACCGCCCTATGAATCTGTTGGACATGATCAGAGTGACAATGCCCATGGCGGAGTTGCAAACTACAAAAGTTACCAAGAGAGTGGAAATGACCTCAGGGATGAATCAACGGCTCCATTGCTGGGAAACTGCGAACAACCAAGACA GTCCTTCCCAAAACTCACCGAAGATGACCACTTGCATCCACATGATGGGATGGGTCAGCAGAATCAGGACTACCAAGCGTGTGAACGTGTTGTGATCAATGTCAGTGGGCTGAGGTTTGAAACCCAGCTTAAAACACTTAATCAGTTTCCGGAGACATTGCTTGGGTGTCCCAACAAAAGGAACAGGTATTATGATCCACTTCGAAATGAgtacttttttgacagaaacaGACCCTGTTTTGATGccatattatattattaccAGAGTGGTGGACGGTTACGGAGACCAGTGAATGTTCCATTGGATGTTTTTGCAGAAGAGATCAAATTCTATGAATTAGGTCTAGCAGCAATTGAAAAATACAGAGAAGATGAAGGATTTATTAAGGAAGAAGAAAAACCCCTTCcccaaaatgaatttcaaagaaGGGTCTGGTTATTATTTGAATACCCAGAAAGCTCAACAGCTGCAAGAATCATTGCCATTTTCTCTGTGCTAATTATTTTACTCTCTATTGTGATATTTTGCTTGGAAACTTTGCCTGAATTCAAGCATTACAGAGTTGTGAATGAAACCATAAATGGCACAGGCAATATTGAAGAAGATGACATACCGAAATTCAATGAACCATTCTTCATTATTGAAACATGTTGTATTATTTGGTTCACATCAGAACTTATGGTAAGGTATGCATCATGCCCAGAGAAATTAGGattctttaaaaacattatgAACCTTATTGATATTGTTGCAATCATTCCATATTTTATCACACTTGGGACTGTCATAGCAGATGAAAGCAAAAGTAACAACCAGGCGATGTCCCTAGCTATACTAAGGGTGATAAGACTGGTTCGTGTCTTTCGAATTTTCAAGTTATCAAGACATTCAAAGGGACTTCAGATTCTGGGTCAGACGCTTAAAGCCAGTATGCGAGAACTTGGATTGctcatatttttcttatttatcggtgttatattattttctagTGCAGTTTACTTTGCTGAAGCTGATGCAGAGGCATCACATTTCAAAAGTATACCGGATGCATTTTGGTGGGCTGTTGTGACTATGACCACCGTTGGGTATGGTGACATGAGGCCCATAGGTGTTTGGGGAAAGCTAGTTGGCTCCTTATGTGCCATCGCTGGTGTGTTGACAATCGCTTTGCCTGTGCCTGTTATTGTTTccaattttaactatttttaccATCGAGAGACTGAGTACGATGATCGACAGTCATACCAACATGTTCAGTCATGCCCTGATTACCCTCAGAAGAAAGACTCGTTACTCTCAGATAGTGGTTCCGATGTGCTAGAAATGGGGGAGGGCGGAAGCAACTACAATATTATGGACAAGGCAAATGAAAATCACactaacaaaaataataatccaTCAAGTGTGAACAACCTTAGTATTGAAACAGATGTATAA
- the LOC128231940 gene encoding potassium voltage-gated channel protein Shaker-like isoform X5: MATIVSTILETLSFPKLTEDDHLHPHDGMGQQNQDYQACERVVINVSGLRFETQLKTLNQFPETLLGCPNKRNRYYDPLRNEYFFDRNRPCFDAILYYYQSGGRLRRPVNVPLDVFAEEIKFYELGLAAIEKYREDEGFIKEEEKPLPQNEFQRRVWLLFEYPESSTAARIIAIFSVLIILLSIVIFCLETLPEFKHYRVVNETINGTGNIEEDDIPKFNEPFFIIETCCIIWFTSELMVRYASCPEKLGFFKNIMNLIDIVAIIPYFITLGTVIADESKSNNQAMSLAILRVIRLVRVFRIFKLSRHSKGLQILGQTLKASMRELGLLIFFLFIGVILFSSAVYFAEADAEASHFKSIPDAFWWAVVTMTTVGYGDMRPIGVWGKLVGSLCAIAGVLTIALPVPVIVSNFNYFYHRETEYDDRQSYQHVQSCPDYPQKKDSLLSDSGSDVLEMGEGGSNYNIMDKANENHTNKNNNPSSVNNLSIETDV; encoded by the exons ATGGCAACTATAGTGTCTACCATTTTGGAAACTTT GTCCTTCCCAAAACTCACCGAAGATGACCACTTGCATCCACATGATGGGATGGGTCAGCAGAATCAGGACTACCAAGCGTGTGAACGTGTTGTGATCAATGTCAGTGGGCTGAGGTTTGAAACCCAGCTTAAAACACTTAATCAGTTTCCGGAGACATTGCTTGGGTGTCCCAACAAAAGGAACAGGTATTATGATCCACTTCGAAATGAgtacttttttgacagaaacaGACCCTGTTTTGATGccatattatattattaccAGAGTGGTGGACGGTTACGGAGACCAGTGAATGTTCCATTGGATGTTTTTGCAGAAGAGATCAAATTCTATGAATTAGGTCTAGCAGCAATTGAAAAATACAGAGAAGATGAAGGATTTATTAAGGAAGAAGAAAAACCCCTTCcccaaaatgaatttcaaagaaGGGTCTGGTTATTATTTGAATACCCAGAAAGCTCAACAGCTGCAAGAATCATTGCCATTTTCTCTGTGCTAATTATTTTACTCTCTATTGTGATATTTTGCTTGGAAACTTTGCCTGAATTCAAGCATTACAGAGTTGTGAATGAAACCATAAATGGCACAGGCAATATTGAAGAAGATGACATACCGAAATTCAATGAACCATTCTTCATTATTGAAACATGTTGTATTATTTGGTTCACATCAGAACTTATGGTAAGGTATGCATCATGCCCAGAGAAATTAGGattctttaaaaacattatgAACCTTATTGATATTGTTGCAATCATTCCATATTTTATCACACTTGGGACTGTCATAGCAGATGAAAGCAAAAGTAACAACCAGGCGATGTCCCTAGCTATACTAAGGGTGATAAGACTGGTTCGTGTCTTTCGAATTTTCAAGTTATCAAGACATTCAAAGGGACTTCAGATTCTGGGTCAGACGCTTAAAGCCAGTATGCGAGAACTTGGATTGctcatatttttcttatttatcggtgttatattattttctagTGCAGTTTACTTTGCTGAAGCTGATGCAGAGGCATCACATTTCAAAAGTATACCGGATGCATTTTGGTGGGCTGTTGTGACTATGACCACCGTTGGGTATGGTGACATGAGGCCCATAGGTGTTTGGGGAAAGCTAGTTGGCTCCTTATGTGCCATCGCTGGTGTGTTGACAATCGCTTTGCCTGTGCCTGTTATTGTTTccaattttaactatttttaccATCGAGAGACTGAGTACGATGATCGACAGTCATACCAACATGTTCAGTCATGCCCTGATTACCCTCAGAAGAAAGACTCGTTACTCTCAGATAGTGGTTCCGATGTGCTAGAAATGGGGGAGGGCGGAAGCAACTACAATATTATGGACAAGGCAAATGAAAATCACactaacaaaaataataatccaTCAAGTGTGAACAACCTTAGTATTGAAACAGATGTATAA
- the LOC128231940 gene encoding potassium voltage-gated channel subfamily A member 7-like isoform X2 — translation MAYSVRMFHLHTSRPGQQPKDLDASESQRLERIQAAKRIRRSKSAPSSARSGSVTVTTPPEEETTSTCLPNIFKMQQKSDKHKDKDKDETCADFPSPVSDPPPYESVGHDQSDNAHGGVANYKSYQESGNDLRDESTAPLLGNCEQPRQSFPKLTEDDHLHPHDGMGQQNQDYQACERVVINVSGLRFETQLKTLNQFPETLLGCPNKRNRYYDPLRNEYFFDRNRPCFDAILYYYQSGGRLRRPVNVPLDVFAEEIKFYELGLAAIEKYREDEGFIKEEEKPLPQNEFQRRVWLLFEYPESSTAARIIAIFSVLIILLSIVIFCLETLPEFKHYRVVNETINGTGNIEEDDIPKFNEPFFIIETCCIIWFTSELMVRYASCPEKLGFFKNIMNLIDIVAIIPYFITLGTVIADESKSNNQAMSLAILRVIRLVRVFRIFKLSRHSKGLQILGQTLKASMRELGLLIFFLFIGVILFSSAVYFAEADAEASHFKSIPDAFWWAVVTMTTVGYGDMRPIGVWGKLVGSLCAIAGVLTIALPVPVIVSNFNYFYHRETEYDDRQSYQHVQSCPDYPQKKDSLLSDSGSDVLEMGEGGSNYNIMDKANENHTNKNNNPSSVNNLSIETDV, via the exons CCCAAAGACTTAGATGCTAGTGAGTCCCAGCGTCTAGAGAGAATACAAGCTGCTAAACGCATACGGAGGAGCAAATCTGCTCCGAGTAGTGCACGATCAGGCTCGGTGACGGTGACCACACCTCCAGAAGAGGAGACCACCTCAACATGCCTTCCAAACATCTTCAAAATGCAACAGAAGTCGGATAAACATAAAGACAAGGACAAAGACGAAACATGTGCTGATTTCCCGTCTCCTGTGTCAGACCCACCGCCCTATGAATCTGTTGGACATGATCAGAGTGACAATGCCCATGGCGGAGTTGCAAACTACAAAAGTTACCAAGAGAGTGGAAATGACCTCAGGGATGAATCAACGGCTCCATTGCTGGGAAACTGCGAACAACCAAGACA GTCCTTCCCAAAACTCACCGAAGATGACCACTTGCATCCACATGATGGGATGGGTCAGCAGAATCAGGACTACCAAGCGTGTGAACGTGTTGTGATCAATGTCAGTGGGCTGAGGTTTGAAACCCAGCTTAAAACACTTAATCAGTTTCCGGAGACATTGCTTGGGTGTCCCAACAAAAGGAACAGGTATTATGATCCACTTCGAAATGAgtacttttttgacagaaacaGACCCTGTTTTGATGccatattatattattaccAGAGTGGTGGACGGTTACGGAGACCAGTGAATGTTCCATTGGATGTTTTTGCAGAAGAGATCAAATTCTATGAATTAGGTCTAGCAGCAATTGAAAAATACAGAGAAGATGAAGGATTTATTAAGGAAGAAGAAAAACCCCTTCcccaaaatgaatttcaaagaaGGGTCTGGTTATTATTTGAATACCCAGAAAGCTCAACAGCTGCAAGAATCATTGCCATTTTCTCTGTGCTAATTATTTTACTCTCTATTGTGATATTTTGCTTGGAAACTTTGCCTGAATTCAAGCATTACAGAGTTGTGAATGAAACCATAAATGGCACAGGCAATATTGAAGAAGATGACATACCGAAATTCAATGAACCATTCTTCATTATTGAAACATGTTGTATTATTTGGTTCACATCAGAACTTATGGTAAGGTATGCATCATGCCCAGAGAAATTAGGattctttaaaaacattatgAACCTTATTGATATTGTTGCAATCATTCCATATTTTATCACACTTGGGACTGTCATAGCAGATGAAAGCAAAAGTAACAACCAGGCGATGTCCCTAGCTATACTAAGGGTGATAAGACTGGTTCGTGTCTTTCGAATTTTCAAGTTATCAAGACATTCAAAGGGACTTCAGATTCTGGGTCAGACGCTTAAAGCCAGTATGCGAGAACTTGGATTGctcatatttttcttatttatcggtgttatattattttctagTGCAGTTTACTTTGCTGAAGCTGATGCAGAGGCATCACATTTCAAAAGTATACCGGATGCATTTTGGTGGGCTGTTGTGACTATGACCACCGTTGGGTATGGTGACATGAGGCCCATAGGTGTTTGGGGAAAGCTAGTTGGCTCCTTATGTGCCATCGCTGGTGTGTTGACAATCGCTTTGCCTGTGCCTGTTATTGTTTccaattttaactatttttaccATCGAGAGACTGAGTACGATGATCGACAGTCATACCAACATGTTCAGTCATGCCCTGATTACCCTCAGAAGAAAGACTCGTTACTCTCAGATAGTGGTTCCGATGTGCTAGAAATGGGGGAGGGCGGAAGCAACTACAATATTATGGACAAGGCAAATGAAAATCACactaacaaaaataataatccaTCAAGTGTGAACAACCTTAGTATTGAAACAGATGTATAA
- the LOC128231940 gene encoding potassium voltage-gated channel protein Shaker-like isoform X4 — translation MQQKSDKHKDKDKDETCADFPSPVSDPPPYESVGHDQSDNAHGGVANYKSYQESGNDLRDESTAPLLGNCEQPRQSFPKLTEDDHLHPHDGMGQQNQDYQACERVVINVSGLRFETQLKTLNQFPETLLGCPNKRNRYYDPLRNEYFFDRNRPCFDAILYYYQSGGRLRRPVNVPLDVFAEEIKFYELGLAAIEKYREDEGFIKEEEKPLPQNEFQRRVWLLFEYPESSTAARIIAIFSVLIILLSIVIFCLETLPEFKHYRVVNETINGTGNIEEDDIPKFNEPFFIIETCCIIWFTSELMVRYASCPEKLGFFKNIMNLIDIVAIIPYFITLGTVIADESKSNNQAMSLAILRVIRLVRVFRIFKLSRHSKGLQILGQTLKASMRELGLLIFFLFIGVILFSSAVYFAEADAEASHFKSIPDAFWWAVVTMTTVGYGDMRPIGVWGKLVGSLCAIAGVLTIALPVPVIVSNFNYFYHRETEYDDRQSYQHVQSCPDYPQKKDSLLSDSGSDVLEMGEGGSNYNIMDKANENHTNKNNNPSSVNNLSIETDV, via the exons ATGCAACAGAAGTCGGATAAACATAAAGACAAGGACAAAGACGAAACATGTGCTGATTTCCCGTCTCCTGTGTCAGACCCACCGCCCTATGAATCTGTTGGACATGATCAGAGTGACAATGCCCATGGCGGAGTTGCAAACTACAAAAGTTACCAAGAGAGTGGAAATGACCTCAGGGATGAATCAACGGCTCCATTGCTGGGAAACTGCGAACAACCAAGACA GTCCTTCCCAAAACTCACCGAAGATGACCACTTGCATCCACATGATGGGATGGGTCAGCAGAATCAGGACTACCAAGCGTGTGAACGTGTTGTGATCAATGTCAGTGGGCTGAGGTTTGAAACCCAGCTTAAAACACTTAATCAGTTTCCGGAGACATTGCTTGGGTGTCCCAACAAAAGGAACAGGTATTATGATCCACTTCGAAATGAgtacttttttgacagaaacaGACCCTGTTTTGATGccatattatattattaccAGAGTGGTGGACGGTTACGGAGACCAGTGAATGTTCCATTGGATGTTTTTGCAGAAGAGATCAAATTCTATGAATTAGGTCTAGCAGCAATTGAAAAATACAGAGAAGATGAAGGATTTATTAAGGAAGAAGAAAAACCCCTTCcccaaaatgaatttcaaagaaGGGTCTGGTTATTATTTGAATACCCAGAAAGCTCAACAGCTGCAAGAATCATTGCCATTTTCTCTGTGCTAATTATTTTACTCTCTATTGTGATATTTTGCTTGGAAACTTTGCCTGAATTCAAGCATTACAGAGTTGTGAATGAAACCATAAATGGCACAGGCAATATTGAAGAAGATGACATACCGAAATTCAATGAACCATTCTTCATTATTGAAACATGTTGTATTATTTGGTTCACATCAGAACTTATGGTAAGGTATGCATCATGCCCAGAGAAATTAGGattctttaaaaacattatgAACCTTATTGATATTGTTGCAATCATTCCATATTTTATCACACTTGGGACTGTCATAGCAGATGAAAGCAAAAGTAACAACCAGGCGATGTCCCTAGCTATACTAAGGGTGATAAGACTGGTTCGTGTCTTTCGAATTTTCAAGTTATCAAGACATTCAAAGGGACTTCAGATTCTGGGTCAGACGCTTAAAGCCAGTATGCGAGAACTTGGATTGctcatatttttcttatttatcggtgttatattattttctagTGCAGTTTACTTTGCTGAAGCTGATGCAGAGGCATCACATTTCAAAAGTATACCGGATGCATTTTGGTGGGCTGTTGTGACTATGACCACCGTTGGGTATGGTGACATGAGGCCCATAGGTGTTTGGGGAAAGCTAGTTGGCTCCTTATGTGCCATCGCTGGTGTGTTGACAATCGCTTTGCCTGTGCCTGTTATTGTTTccaattttaactatttttaccATCGAGAGACTGAGTACGATGATCGACAGTCATACCAACATGTTCAGTCATGCCCTGATTACCCTCAGAAGAAAGACTCGTTACTCTCAGATAGTGGTTCCGATGTGCTAGAAATGGGGGAGGGCGGAAGCAACTACAATATTATGGACAAGGCAAATGAAAATCACactaacaaaaataataatccaTCAAGTGTGAACAACCTTAGTATTGAAACAGATGTATAA
- the LOC128231940 gene encoding potassium voltage-gated channel protein Shaker-like isoform X6 has translation MHFIPKSCTSFPKLTEDDHLHPHDGMGQQNQDYQACERVVINVSGLRFETQLKTLNQFPETLLGCPNKRNRYYDPLRNEYFFDRNRPCFDAILYYYQSGGRLRRPVNVPLDVFAEEIKFYELGLAAIEKYREDEGFIKEEEKPLPQNEFQRRVWLLFEYPESSTAARIIAIFSVLIILLSIVIFCLETLPEFKHYRVVNETINGTGNIEEDDIPKFNEPFFIIETCCIIWFTSELMVRYASCPEKLGFFKNIMNLIDIVAIIPYFITLGTVIADESKSNNQAMSLAILRVIRLVRVFRIFKLSRHSKGLQILGQTLKASMRELGLLIFFLFIGVILFSSAVYFAEADAEASHFKSIPDAFWWAVVTMTTVGYGDMRPIGVWGKLVGSLCAIAGVLTIALPVPVIVSNFNYFYHRETEYDDRQSYQHVQSCPDYPQKKDSLLSDSGSDVLEMGEGGSNYNIMDKANENHTNKNNNPSSVNNLSIETDV, from the exons ATGCATTTTATTCCAAAAAGTTGCAC GTCCTTCCCAAAACTCACCGAAGATGACCACTTGCATCCACATGATGGGATGGGTCAGCAGAATCAGGACTACCAAGCGTGTGAACGTGTTGTGATCAATGTCAGTGGGCTGAGGTTTGAAACCCAGCTTAAAACACTTAATCAGTTTCCGGAGACATTGCTTGGGTGTCCCAACAAAAGGAACAGGTATTATGATCCACTTCGAAATGAgtacttttttgacagaaacaGACCCTGTTTTGATGccatattatattattaccAGAGTGGTGGACGGTTACGGAGACCAGTGAATGTTCCATTGGATGTTTTTGCAGAAGAGATCAAATTCTATGAATTAGGTCTAGCAGCAATTGAAAAATACAGAGAAGATGAAGGATTTATTAAGGAAGAAGAAAAACCCCTTCcccaaaatgaatttcaaagaaGGGTCTGGTTATTATTTGAATACCCAGAAAGCTCAACAGCTGCAAGAATCATTGCCATTTTCTCTGTGCTAATTATTTTACTCTCTATTGTGATATTTTGCTTGGAAACTTTGCCTGAATTCAAGCATTACAGAGTTGTGAATGAAACCATAAATGGCACAGGCAATATTGAAGAAGATGACATACCGAAATTCAATGAACCATTCTTCATTATTGAAACATGTTGTATTATTTGGTTCACATCAGAACTTATGGTAAGGTATGCATCATGCCCAGAGAAATTAGGattctttaaaaacattatgAACCTTATTGATATTGTTGCAATCATTCCATATTTTATCACACTTGGGACTGTCATAGCAGATGAAAGCAAAAGTAACAACCAGGCGATGTCCCTAGCTATACTAAGGGTGATAAGACTGGTTCGTGTCTTTCGAATTTTCAAGTTATCAAGACATTCAAAGGGACTTCAGATTCTGGGTCAGACGCTTAAAGCCAGTATGCGAGAACTTGGATTGctcatatttttcttatttatcggtgttatattattttctagTGCAGTTTACTTTGCTGAAGCTGATGCAGAGGCATCACATTTCAAAAGTATACCGGATGCATTTTGGTGGGCTGTTGTGACTATGACCACCGTTGGGTATGGTGACATGAGGCCCATAGGTGTTTGGGGAAAGCTAGTTGGCTCCTTATGTGCCATCGCTGGTGTGTTGACAATCGCTTTGCCTGTGCCTGTTATTGTTTccaattttaactatttttaccATCGAGAGACTGAGTACGATGATCGACAGTCATACCAACATGTTCAGTCATGCCCTGATTACCCTCAGAAGAAAGACTCGTTACTCTCAGATAGTGGTTCCGATGTGCTAGAAATGGGGGAGGGCGGAAGCAACTACAATATTATGGACAAGGCAAATGAAAATCACactaacaaaaataataatccaTCAAGTGTGAACAACCTTAGTATTGAAACAGATGTATAA